Proteins found in one Natronococcus occultus SP4 genomic segment:
- the bioB gene encoding biotin synthase BioB, with the protein MVYETGNRTIDDAVRRVLDGERLDRTDGLALLAQPVETLAAGADLVRRNFSDGTVDACSIVNAKAGNCAEDCGFCAQSAHFDTGIDSYGFLEPEAILEAAKRAEADGAQRFGIVVAEKGVSKKKRPDEWDDVIRAVRLVRDETSVEIDASLGLLTQEEADELAAEGLNHYNHNIETSRRYFPEIIGTHTFEDRLKTLRRAKNAGMDLCAGVILGMGESPTDRVDAAVELQEIGISSLPVNILNPIEGTPLGERDRAAISKTEIIETIAVYRFLHPESRVRLTGGREVNLAEDEQHLPFEAGADGILTGDYLTTDGQTPDDDLEIIERAGLEPNRAVNDFDPAAVATQHKTSDPKTAAGTATSNATTKTDD; encoded by the coding sequence GTGGTTTACGAAACTGGCAATCGAACGATCGACGACGCAGTACGACGAGTGCTCGACGGCGAGCGCCTCGATCGGACCGACGGACTCGCGTTACTCGCCCAGCCCGTCGAGACCCTCGCTGCCGGCGCCGATCTCGTTCGTCGTAACTTCTCTGATGGGACAGTCGACGCCTGTAGTATCGTGAACGCGAAGGCGGGAAACTGCGCCGAGGATTGTGGGTTCTGCGCGCAGTCGGCCCACTTCGATACCGGTATCGACTCCTACGGCTTCCTCGAGCCGGAGGCGATACTGGAAGCCGCGAAACGAGCCGAAGCCGATGGTGCGCAACGGTTCGGTATCGTCGTCGCCGAAAAAGGCGTCTCGAAAAAGAAACGTCCCGATGAGTGGGACGACGTCATCCGGGCAGTTCGACTCGTCCGCGACGAGACCAGCGTCGAAATTGACGCCTCCCTGGGGCTGTTGACCCAGGAAGAGGCCGACGAACTCGCGGCCGAGGGCCTCAACCACTACAACCACAACATCGAGACCTCCAGGCGATACTTTCCCGAAATCATTGGGACGCACACGTTCGAGGACCGGCTGAAAACGCTTCGTCGTGCCAAGAACGCAGGTATGGACCTCTGTGCTGGCGTTATCCTTGGAATGGGTGAGTCTCCGACCGACCGAGTCGATGCAGCCGTCGAACTCCAGGAGATCGGCATTTCCTCGCTCCCGGTCAATATCCTCAATCCGATCGAAGGAACGCCACTGGGAGAACGCGATCGGGCAGCCATCTCGAAAACCGAAATCATCGAAACGATCGCTGTCTATCGGTTTCTCCACCCAGAATCGCGAGTGCGGCTGACCGGTGGCCGCGAGGTCAACCTCGCGGAGGACGAACAACACCTGCCGTTCGAGGCAGGTGCTGACGGCATCCTGACTGGTGATTATCTAACGACGGACGGGCAGACGCCCGATGATGATCTCGAGATCATCGAACGCGCCGGATTGGAGCCGAACCGGGCGGTCAACGACTTCGATCCAGCTGCAGTTGCGACCCAGCACAAAACCTCGGATCCGAAGACTGCAGCGGGAACGGCAACGAGCAATGCGACGACAAAAACCGACGATTGA
- a CDS encoding aminotransferase class I/II-fold pyridoxal phosphate-dependent enzyme gives MQRHHSLGFDLETRLRERERSGLRRDLVPIDSVDARARTAADPKGEPANFGAERLIFASNDYLGLAGDPRVAETAVRAARDVGTGAGASRLVVGDTSTHRSLERRLATEKNAERALTFSSGYAANVGTITALAPDVIFSDALNHASIIDGARLSDATVEVYDHCDADALAQRMAERFSDGVTDESWLVVTDSVFSMDGDVAPIEALCDVAEEYGAWVMVDEAHATGVYDGGIVNERGLENRVQVQLGTLSKALGAQGGFVAGDETLIEYLLNAARSFVFSTGLAPPAAAASERALALAPDRRDALWTNVERLRTGLEALGYEVLGDTHILPVLVGNRDEAVALADRITEAGIVAPAIRPPTVPEGTSRIRLTPKATHTDTHIEQCLTAFETAMTKGGCP, from the coding sequence ATGCAGCGTCACCACTCCCTCGGCTTCGATCTCGAAACGCGTCTCCGGGAGCGAGAACGGTCCGGTCTCCGGCGCGATCTCGTACCCATCGACAGCGTCGACGCTCGCGCTCGCACCGCTGCCGATCCGAAGGGGGAGCCAGCGAACTTCGGGGCGGAGCGGCTGATCTTCGCCTCGAACGATTATCTCGGACTGGCCGGTGATCCGCGGGTCGCCGAGACCGCGGTGCGTGCCGCTCGCGACGTCGGGACTGGTGCGGGGGCCTCGCGGCTCGTCGTCGGCGATACGTCAACACACCGATCGCTCGAGCGGCGTCTCGCCACAGAGAAGAACGCAGAGCGAGCGCTCACGTTCTCGTCGGGGTACGCAGCGAACGTTGGAACGATCACCGCGTTGGCGCCGGATGTGATCTTCTCCGACGCGCTCAACCACGCGAGTATTATCGACGGCGCGCGCCTCTCGGACGCGACCGTAGAGGTCTACGACCATTGTGATGCGGATGCGCTGGCACAGCGGATGGCTGAGCGCTTCTCAGACGGAGTGACAGACGAATCGTGGCTCGTCGTAACTGACTCCGTCTTCTCGATGGACGGTGACGTCGCTCCGATCGAAGCCCTCTGTGACGTAGCCGAAGAGTACGGCGCGTGGGTGATGGTAGACGAAGCCCACGCTACGGGCGTCTACGACGGCGGCATCGTCAACGAACGTGGGCTTGAAAACCGGGTGCAGGTGCAACTCGGAACGCTCTCGAAAGCGCTTGGTGCCCAAGGTGGGTTCGTGGCTGGCGATGAGACCCTCATCGAATACCTACTCAACGCTGCCCGGTCGTTCGTGTTTTCGACTGGTCTCGCGCCGCCGGCTGCAGCCGCTTCGGAACGTGCACTGGCGCTTGCACCCGATCGGCGTGACGCGCTGTGGACTAACGTCGAGCGACTGCGAACGGGGCTCGAAGCGCTCGGGTACGAGGTTCTGGGTGATACTCACATCCTTCCGGTGCTCGTCGGCAACCGCGATGAGGCAGTCGCACTGGCCGATCGAATTACCGAGGCTGGTATCGTCGCACCAGCAATACGGCCACCCACGGTACCGGAGGGGACGAGTCGTATTCGGCTCACGCCGAAAGCGACACACACCGACACCCACATCGAGCAGTGTTTGACCGCCTTCGAAACGGCCATGACGAAGGGGGGCTGCCCATGA
- the bioD gene encoding dethiobiotin synthase, whose protein sequence is MTIAIVGTDTGVGKTVITAGLVAYLRDEGYDARAIKPVQTGFPADDDAGYVRRVCGNESAATRLRTFEEPLAPAVAARRAESRLEFDSLVDDVHKALKTTGIGIIEGAGGVRVPLSNDPPREIIDLVATLETPALIVARSGLGTLNHTALTVQALRARDVPIAGIALNRYQGHSVAERTNPDELERMCSCQVQPLPELSSEDPEAVCRLGSRVAELCTQTRSLALSR, encoded by the coding sequence ATGACGATCGCCATCGTCGGGACGGATACTGGTGTCGGCAAAACGGTCATCACGGCAGGGCTCGTCGCATACCTTCGGGATGAAGGGTACGACGCTCGAGCTATCAAGCCTGTACAGACCGGTTTCCCGGCGGACGACGATGCCGGATACGTCCGGCGGGTCTGTGGTAACGAATCGGCTGCCACGAGACTCCGAACCTTCGAAGAACCCCTTGCTCCGGCCGTCGCAGCACGACGGGCCGAGAGTAGACTCGAGTTCGATTCACTCGTCGATGACGTCCACAAGGCACTCAAAACGACTGGGATCGGAATTATCGAGGGAGCTGGTGGAGTTCGTGTTCCGCTTTCAAATGACCCACCACGCGAGATTATCGACCTCGTTGCTACACTCGAAACTCCGGCACTGATCGTTGCTCGCTCCGGACTTGGTACGTTGAATCACACGGCCTTGACCGTCCAAGCGCTTCGTGCACGTGACGTCCCGATTGCCGGAATCGCCTTGAATAGGTATCAGGGACACTCCGTCGCCGAACGAACAAACCCCGACGAGCTGGAGCGGATGTGTTCCTGTCAGGTTCAGCCGCTTCCGGAATTGTCGTCCGAAGACCCAGAAGCAGTCTGTCGTCTCGGCAGTCGAGTTGCCGAGCTCTGTACACAAACGAGATCGCTGGCACTGTCTCGTTGA
- a CDS encoding winged helix-turn-helix transcriptional regulator, giving the protein MSTAEERSRELVSTDGQPVDRSVGRPRTEVASDNRPPIAERRTARFGNLKERIDGISGKVLSESLTDLEEQGIGERRVLETKPVRVEYPLTSAGRG; this is encoded by the coding sequence ATGTCGACAGCAGAAGAGCGGTCTCGAGAACTGGTGAGCACTGACGGACAACCCGTTGATCGTAGCGTCGGCCGTCCTCGGACGGAAGTGGCGTCCGACAATCGTCCACCAATTGCTGAACGCCGGACCGCAAGGTTTGGCAACCTCAAAGAGCGGATCGACGGCATCTCGGGAAAGGTGCTTTCCGAGTCGCTAACCGATCTCGAGGAACAGGGAATCGGTGAGCGACGCGTTCTCGAGACGAAGCCAGTTCGGGTTGAGTATCCGCTCACGAGTGCCGGCCGAGGGTGA